One Acidobacteriota bacterium DNA segment encodes these proteins:
- the rpsM gene encoding 30S ribosomal protein S13 has protein sequence MARIVGVDLPREKRIDVGLTYIYGIGPTLSKMILAKAGVDPSKRVKNLSEEEISRIRKVIDNSGIKVEGELRKEVSLSIKRLIEIGCYRGLRHKRGLPVRGQRTHTNARTWKGPRLSSMRRKKR, from the coding sequence GTGGCGCGAATTGTTGGTGTTGACCTTCCCCGAGAAAAACGGATCGATGTGGGCTTAACCTATATCTATGGGATAGGTCCTACTCTTTCCAAGATGATTTTAGCCAAGGCAGGGGTGGATCCGAGCAAGAGGGTCAAGAACCTTTCCGAAGAGGAGATAAGCCGGATACGGAAGGTCATTGATAACAGTGGGATAAAGGTGGAAGGGGAATTGCGGAAAGAGGTTTCCTTAAGCATTAAGCGGTTGATAGAGATCGGCTGCTATCGGGGATTGAGGCACAAGCGGGGGTTACCTGTTCGTGGCCAAAGGACCCACACCAATGCCCGTACTTGGAAGGGTCCACGACTCAGCTCTATGAGAAGAAAGAAAAGATGA
- the rpsD gene encoding 30S ribosomal protein S4: MARYRGAVCRLCRREGTKLFLKGERCFSDKCALEKRPYPPGEHGRARRLRIIGYGLQLREKQKVRRIYGVLERQFRIYFKKAERKRGITGENLLSLLERRLDNVVFRLGFASSRPQARQMVRHGHIEVNGKKVDIPSYLVKKGDTIAVREKSKKLEAITQAMQLTQNRPVPKWLEVDYDNLVGKVVEYPSREDIDFPVQEQLIVELYSK; encoded by the coding sequence GTGGCGAGATATAGAGGGGCGGTTTGTCGTCTTTGCAGACGTGAGGGAACGAAGCTTTTCCTTAAAGGGGAAAGGTGTTTCTCAGATAAGTGTGCCCTTGAAAAGAGACCTTATCCTCCTGGCGAGCATGGCAGAGCCAGGAGGCTGAGGATAATCGGTTATGGCCTTCAGCTAAGGGAAAAGCAGAAAGTAAGACGGATCTACGGGGTGCTTGAGCGACAGTTCCGCATCTATTTCAAGAAGGCGGAGCGAAAACGGGGTATCACTGGCGAGAACCTTCTTTCCCTTCTGGAGCGGAGACTGGATAATGTGGTCTTTCGGCTGGGGTTTGCCAGCTCTCGGCCTCAGGCAAGGCAGATGGTTCGTCACGGACACATCGAGGTGAATGGGAAGAAGGTGGATATCCCCTCCTATCTGGTGAAGAAAGGAGATACGATCGCGGTGAGGGAAAAAAGCAAAAAGCTCGAAGCGATTACCCAGGCGATGCAGCTCACCCAGAATAGGCCAGTACCCAAATGGCTGGAGGTGGATTACGATAACCTGGTAGGGAAGGTGGTAGAGTATCCCTCTCGGGAGGATATCGACTTTCCGGTCCAGGAGCAGCTCATCGTGGAGCTTTACTCCAAGTAA
- a CDS encoding adenylate kinase, producing MIVVLLGPPGTGKGTQAKLIEERFSLAHISTGDMLRAEVASGSDLGEKVKGYLDAGELVPDDLIVEMIAERIENPDAKKGFILDGFPRTVPQAEMLDKMLENRGLAVDVVLNLIVSEDKIVSRLSNRLYCPSCGRCYNLSTTPPKREGICDGCGTRLVRRSDDSEEVMRHRLQVAAERTAPVIKYYRNQGKLVDIDGEGSIEEVFSSIISVLERVKGKEGRG from the coding sequence ATGATAGTGGTGCTTTTAGGTCCACCGGGCACAGGAAAGGGAACGCAGGCGAAGCTTATCGAGGAGAGATTTTCTCTTGCTCATATATCCACTGGCGATATGTTGCGAGCTGAGGTTGCTTCAGGGAGCGATCTGGGAGAGAAAGTTAAAGGGTATCTCGATGCTGGGGAGCTGGTACCTGATGATTTGATCGTCGAGATGATTGCAGAACGGATTGAGAACCCTGATGCCAAGAAGGGCTTCATCCTCGATGGTTTCCCCCGCACGGTGCCCCAGGCGGAGATGCTTGATAAGATGCTTGAAAATCGGGGTTTGGCGGTCGATGTGGTTTTGAACCTCATTGTTTCCGAGGATAAGATCGTCTCCCGGCTTTCTAATCGACTCTATTGCCCCTCCTGCGGTAGATGTTATAATCTATCTACTACCCCCCCAAAAAGAGAGGGGATCTGTGATGGCTGCGGAACCAGGTTGGTGCGAAGGAGTGATGATAGTGAAGAGGTGATGAGGCATAGGCTTCAGGTAGCGGCGGAGAGGACAGCACCGGTTATCAAATACTATCGGAATCAAGGCAAACTGGTGGATATAGATGGTGAGGGATCGATAGAGGAAGTATTCAGCTCGATCATTTCTGTCCTAGAAAGAGTTAAGGGAAAAGAAGGAAGAGGTTAG
- a CDS encoding DNA-directed RNA polymerase subunit alpha has product MLLWKGFQRPKRLDFDPNELSSTYGRFIAQPLERGFGVTLGNALRRVLLSSIEGAAITAVRIEGAPHEFCSLPGVVEDVIDIILNLKQIPLKLKSEGPKTIYLEADKPGEIRSGDIETGNDVEIVDKDIYIATLSKGGSLRIEMRVKWGRGYVPADRNFDEDLEPGFIPIDSIHSPVKKVRYLVEDARLGQTTDYDRLILEIWTNGCLDPKDALAQAAMLLRKHLNIFIDFEEPAEEEEGEEDKEGDRILQYLMKPVDELELSVRSYNCLKSANIKTIADLVQKTEQEMLKTKNFGRKSLSEIKEILASMGLQLGMKIDPEKLKGLKKKAVS; this is encoded by the coding sequence ATGCTACTTTGGAAGGGCTTTCAGCGTCCAAAGAGGTTGGATTTTGACCCCAATGAACTTAGCTCCACCTATGGGCGTTTCATCGCCCAGCCCCTGGAGCGGGGTTTTGGGGTTACCCTCGGTAATGCCCTTCGCCGGGTGCTTCTTTCCTCCATCGAAGGGGCAGCGATTACCGCTGTTAGGATAGAGGGGGCGCCCCACGAATTTTGCTCCCTTCCTGGGGTGGTGGAGGATGTGATCGACATCATCCTCAATCTGAAACAGATACCTCTCAAGCTCAAGTCGGAAGGACCGAAGACAATATACCTCGAAGCGGACAAGCCGGGAGAGATCCGCTCCGGGGATATAGAGACTGGAAACGATGTTGAGATAGTGGATAAGGATATCTACATCGCTACCCTTAGCAAGGGAGGGAGCCTCCGCATTGAGATGCGGGTAAAATGGGGCAGAGGGTATGTTCCCGCCGATCGCAACTTCGATGAGGATTTAGAGCCGGGGTTCATCCCGATAGATTCCATCCATTCCCCGGTGAAGAAGGTCCGTTATCTGGTGGAGGACGCTCGTTTAGGGCAGACCACCGATTATGACCGACTGATCCTCGAGATCTGGACCAATGGCTGTTTAGATCCTAAGGACGCGTTGGCGCAGGCGGCGATGCTTTTGAGAAAGCATCTCAATATATTCATTGACTTTGAGGAACCTGCTGAAGAGGAGGAAGGGGAAGAGGACAAGGAAGGGGATCGGATCCTGCAATATCTTATGAAACCAGTGGATGAACTTGAACTATCGGTAAGGTCCTATAACTGCTTGAAGAGCGCTAATATCAAGACCATAGCAGATCTCGTTCAGAAGACGGAGCAGGAGATGCTCAAGACGAAGAACTTCGGCAGGAAGTCGCTGAGCGAGATAAAGGAGATCCTGGCGAGTATGGGGTTGCAATTGGGGATGAAGATCGATCCGGAGAAGCTCAAGGGGTTGAAGAAAAAGGCAGTTTCGTAA
- the rpsK gene encoding 30S ribosomal protein S11, with translation MAGKKRRRRGPKKVKKNVPEAIAYIQATFNNTIVTITDPQGNVLCWSSAGTVGFKGSRKGTPFAAQQAAIAAGNKAKEHGVKSVDVRVKGPGSGRETAIRALQSVGLQIKSIKDVTPIPHNGCRPPKRRRV, from the coding sequence ATGGCGGGAAAAAAGAGGAGAAGAAGAGGTCCCAAGAAGGTCAAGAAGAATGTTCCCGAAGCGATCGCCTATATTCAGGCGACCTTTAACAATACGATAGTTACCATAACCGATCCGCAGGGAAATGTCCTTTGCTGGTCGAGTGCGGGAACGGTGGGCTTTAAGGGATCGCGTAAAGGAACCCCTTTCGCTGCTCAGCAGGCAGCGATAGCGGCGGGGAATAAGGCAAAGGAGCATGGGGTAAAGAGTGTGGATGTTCGGGTAAAGGGTCCTGGTTCTGGTAGGGAAACGGCTATTCGGGCGCTTCAGTCGGTGGGGCTCCAGATAAAGTCGATCAAGGATGTCACTCCTATTCCCCATAACGGTTGTCGCCCACCGAAGAGGCGTCGGGTCTAA
- the infA gene encoding translation initiation factor IF-1: MPKEEPIEVIGTVIEPLPNAMFRVELENKLQVLAHISGRMRKNFIRILPGDKVKVELSPYDLTRGRIVYRYK; this comes from the coding sequence ATGCCTAAGGAGGAGCCGATCGAGGTAATAGGTACGGTGATTGAGCCCCTACCGAATGCTATGTTCCGGGTGGAGCTGGAGAATAAGCTCCAGGTCCTTGCCCACATCTCTGGGCGGATGAGGAAGAATTTCATCCGCATTCTGCCCGGGGACAAGGTGAAGGTGGAGCTCTCCCCCTACGATCTTACTCGGGGGAGGATAGTCTACCGGTATAAGTAA
- the rpmJ gene encoding 50S ribosomal protein L36: MKVRASVKKICDKCRIIKRKGVVRVICKNPRHKQRQG; encoded by the coding sequence ATGAAGGTCAGAGCATCGGTAAAGAAGATCTGTGATAAGTGTAGGATTATAAAGAGAAAAGGCGTGGTAAGGGTTATCTGTAAGAACCCAAGACATAAACAACGTCAGGGTTAA
- the rplQ gene encoding 50S ribosomal protein L17, whose product MRHRVARRKLGRTTAHRMAMLRNLVTSLFEHERILTTVAKAKEARSIAEKMITLAKRDDLHSRRLALRFVRKKEVVAKLFDTIAPRFAERNGGYTRILRAEPRKGDRAEMAVLEILGSNWKEKLEEKKKKREEKEKKKKTST is encoded by the coding sequence ATGCGGCACCGAGTAGCCCGGAGGAAGCTGGGGCGAACCACTGCCCATAGGATGGCGATGCTTCGCAATCTGGTCACCTCCTTGTTTGAGCACGAGCGGATCCTGACCACGGTAGCCAAGGCTAAAGAGGCTCGCTCCATTGCAGAGAAGATGATCACCTTGGCGAAGAGGGATGATCTTCACTCTCGGCGGTTGGCGCTTCGCTTCGTACGGAAGAAGGAAGTGGTGGCTAAGTTGTTTGATACCATTGCCCCCCGGTTCGCCGAGAGAAACGGAGGATATACTCGGATCCTTCGTGCCGAGCCAAGGAAGGGTGATCGGGCGGAGATGGCGGTTTTGGAGATCTTAGGGAGTAATTGGAAGGAAAAGTTGGAAGAGAAGAAGAAAAAACGGGAGGAGAAAGAGAAAAAGAAGAAAACCTCCACTTAG
- the fusA gene encoding elongation factor G, producing MKDYDIKNLRNVALIGHGASGKTSLASAILFDTGAVNRLGRVEEGNTVTDYDPEEIERGISLSTALCFSEWKNHKITIIDTPGYANFISDAYAGIRVADSAVVLICGVAGVEVQTEKVWKFADKEGLPRLIVINKLDRERASFSRALESVTKRFGRGVVPIALPIGEEKEFRGVVDLIKNKAYLYSDDASGKFEEKEIPDELASLVEEKRENLIEMVAEMDEELMEKFFDAGTLSEEELIAGLKKAVLEGKIFPVLPLSATKNIGVEQLLSAVIDYLPSPADRGEAKGKNPEDGSEMTRKPSPDEPYSAFVFKTMADPFAGKITLFRVYSGTIKADSTIYNVNKKKNEKLGSLFFLQGKNQVATAMVKAGEIAGVAKLKETATNDTLADPNSPIIYPPIPFLKPSISFAIKPKARGDEEKISNALNRLLEEDQTFTLERDPQTKELIISGQGQLHVEVIVAKLKKKFGVDVLLAQPKVPYRETITAKAKAQGKYKKQTGGRGQYGDCWIEIEPLPRGKDFEFVDKIFGGAIPKNFIPAIEKGIQEARQTGVLAGYPVVDFKVTLFDGSYHVVDSSELAFKIAGSLAFKKAMEQAKPVLLEPIMNVEITVPEDALGDVMGDLNSRRGKIMGVEAEGEYQVIRAQVPMAEMLSYVQDLNSLTGGRGVFEMEFSHYDEVPAHIAQKIIEEAQKAKEEEKE from the coding sequence ATGAAGGATTACGACATCAAGAATTTGAGGAATGTCGCTCTAATAGGACACGGTGCATCGGGAAAAACCTCTCTCGCCTCGGCTATACTGTTCGACACCGGGGCGGTGAATCGCTTGGGGCGGGTCGAAGAGGGAAATACGGTAACCGACTACGACCCGGAAGAGATAGAACGAGGGATCTCGCTAAGCACCGCCTTATGCTTCAGCGAGTGGAAAAACCATAAGATAACCATCATCGACACCCCCGGTTATGCCAACTTTATCTCCGATGCCTATGCAGGCATCAGGGTAGCCGACTCCGCGGTGGTTCTCATCTGTGGCGTTGCCGGGGTAGAGGTCCAGACGGAGAAGGTATGGAAATTCGCCGATAAGGAGGGGCTTCCCCGTCTCATCGTGATAAACAAGCTGGACCGGGAGAGGGCAAGCTTCTCCCGGGCGCTGGAATCGGTGACGAAGAGATTCGGTCGAGGGGTGGTTCCCATTGCTCTTCCCATTGGGGAGGAGAAGGAATTCCGGGGAGTGGTGGACCTCATAAAGAACAAAGCATATCTTTACTCTGATGATGCTTCGGGGAAGTTCGAAGAGAAAGAGATTCCGGACGAGCTTGCTTCTCTGGTTGAGGAAAAGCGGGAGAATTTAATCGAGATGGTCGCCGAGATGGATGAAGAGCTGATGGAGAAGTTCTTTGACGCTGGCACCCTGAGCGAAGAGGAACTTATCGCCGGGTTAAAGAAGGCAGTTCTTGAGGGGAAGATCTTCCCCGTGTTACCCCTTTCCGCCACCAAAAACATCGGGGTGGAACAGCTTCTTTCCGCGGTGATCGACTATCTACCTTCTCCCGCTGATCGGGGTGAGGCAAAGGGGAAGAATCCCGAAGACGGCTCGGAAATGACAAGGAAGCCGTCCCCGGATGAACCGTATTCAGCTTTCGTCTTCAAGACGATGGCTGATCCTTTTGCCGGGAAGATAACCCTTTTCCGGGTGTACTCGGGAACGATAAAAGCGGATTCCACCATCTATAATGTGAACAAGAAGAAGAACGAAAAGCTCGGCTCCCTCTTCTTCCTTCAGGGGAAGAACCAGGTGGCAACTGCGATGGTAAAAGCAGGGGAGATAGCAGGGGTGGCGAAACTGAAGGAAACAGCCACCAACGACACCTTAGCTGATCCCAATTCCCCCATCATCTACCCCCCGATTCCCTTCCTCAAGCCATCGATATCGTTCGCCATCAAACCGAAAGCTCGGGGGGACGAGGAGAAGATAAGCAATGCCTTGAACCGACTCCTCGAGGAGGATCAAACATTTACCTTGGAGCGCGACCCGCAAACCAAGGAGCTCATCATCTCAGGACAGGGACAGCTTCATGTGGAGGTGATCGTTGCCAAGCTAAAGAAGAAATTCGGGGTGGATGTCCTCCTCGCCCAGCCCAAGGTTCCCTATCGGGAAACCATCACCGCCAAGGCGAAAGCCCAAGGGAAATACAAAAAGCAGACCGGCGGTAGGGGGCAATATGGCGATTGCTGGATCGAGATCGAGCCACTTCCCCGGGGCAAGGATTTCGAATTCGTGGACAAGATATTCGGTGGCGCTATACCCAAGAACTTTATTCCCGCTATTGAGAAAGGGATCCAGGAAGCAAGACAGACCGGAGTATTGGCGGGATACCCGGTGGTTGACTTCAAAGTAACCCTCTTCGATGGGTCATACCATGTGGTCGATTCCTCAGAGCTCGCCTTCAAGATCGCTGGCTCTTTAGCCTTCAAGAAGGCGATGGAACAAGCAAAACCCGTGCTCCTCGAGCCGATAATGAATGTGGAGATAACCGTCCCTGAGGATGCGCTCGGCGATGTAATGGGAGATCTAAACAGCAGGCGAGGTAAGATAATGGGAGTGGAGGCAGAGGGAGAATATCAAGTCATAAGGGCTCAGGTACCGATGGCGGAGATGCTCTCCTATGTGCAAGACCTAAACTCGCTTACTGGTGGAAGGGGAGTGTTCGAGATGGAGTTCTCGCATTACGACGAGGTTCCCGCCCACATCGCTCAGAAGATAATAGAGGAAGCCCAAAAAGCAAAGGAAGAGGAAAAGGAATAG